In Acidicapsa ligni, a single window of DNA contains:
- a CDS encoding TonB-dependent receptor: MLKISRFVFLFVVLSLVARFVHAQIPTGSLNGIVTDPKDAIVVGAHITALSVTQGVSRETVTNTDGLYALSNLPVGAYDLKIEQSGFGISEFKGVVIEAGRTTTVDAHLMVANSGTTVAVNASAVNLDLTQSMIQGQITSKTIDSIPLNGRNFLELAYLVPGNRPAPTFDPTKTNTLEVSSAGGFGRGGNITVDGGDNNDEVVGGTLANFPEDSVQEFQIATGRFTAEVGRSGNSIVNIVTKAGANAYHGSVFFFERNRNLQALPATFNRDLPTPPFDREQFGGSIGGPIATDHAWWFSSVEYRNQNASIQTGTRDFASGTILNSAASAPLRDALWSTRFDDQISEHNRLMVRYSFNRSTDTAEASPSESTPAFTAAERQNSLNRFNSIVANFNSVLSPTKVNDLSFHYDNFYNNIPTYPQDSPTTDPASLGLTNELIFPDLADGENFNLPQATHLDRYQVRDALSWVLGKHTLRIGGEFQHYTANGELNIFGTGTLILVSNFGFADLNGDGQVNDLDIPIAVALKSSAPVMPIPIPTVFDSYVAGYVQDDWRVHPRLTLNLGLRWEYDSNLTGNSSAHDPCPSLTVEPTRPCTWMANVIDLKKTPDKKDFAPRVGFVFDPLGKGKTAIRGGYGIYYDRIILEAGAEELVQNDRALTVTQYGGSSCNSPFVPDGASINACFAPMASFAAGSPTLSNAFSGPHQTGGVGILAMGPNAHHPLFQQFSLGVQQQVGSNWLISADGLHVFATRQIIGHLLRDTTSTSPDITCPGNNQPCVITDPLSGISDNITLLQSQAKSWYDGLITSVGHRPTKVGPISYQYNISYTLSKTFDFSDDDQLDSTADEQVDLVEGINDLRMEKGYAVTDERHRLTLYGEAQLPWRLSLAPIYTYGSGVAADTFLPGTGSINGSSGSRLPLLQRNTIGRDIKNSNQLNAVIDRWNALPACPAAFPCLAGGTLQHVPAGINFYSPFSSLDLRLKKEISLWEHAKLSLIGEGFNMFNETNIRGSSNSNYAGRNISISPYQPASDGQPAQSVQANFYSPVSTAGGFFGSGGPRAFQFAARIEF; this comes from the coding sequence ATGCTCAAGATAAGTCGATTCGTTTTTCTATTCGTCGTCCTAAGTCTGGTTGCACGTTTTGTTCATGCACAGATACCAACAGGCAGTCTCAATGGCATCGTGACCGACCCCAAAGATGCCATCGTGGTCGGTGCCCACATCACAGCATTGAGCGTCACGCAGGGCGTGTCGCGTGAGACCGTGACGAACACGGATGGTCTGTATGCTCTCTCCAATCTTCCCGTCGGCGCGTATGACCTGAAAATCGAGCAGTCTGGATTTGGAATCAGCGAATTCAAAGGCGTCGTCATTGAGGCTGGCCGTACGACCACAGTGGATGCGCACCTGATGGTTGCCAATTCTGGAACCACGGTAGCCGTCAACGCATCCGCGGTAAACCTCGATCTAACGCAATCCATGATCCAGGGACAAATCACGTCAAAGACAATCGATAGCATTCCTCTCAATGGCCGCAATTTTCTGGAGCTTGCCTATCTTGTCCCCGGCAATCGTCCCGCGCCGACGTTTGATCCAACCAAGACCAACACGCTTGAAGTAAGTTCCGCAGGCGGCTTCGGTCGTGGAGGTAACATCACCGTCGATGGCGGCGATAACAACGATGAAGTTGTCGGCGGAACACTGGCCAATTTTCCTGAGGATTCCGTGCAGGAGTTTCAAATCGCCACTGGCCGATTCACCGCCGAGGTTGGTCGCTCCGGCAACAGCATCGTAAACATCGTGACCAAGGCCGGTGCAAACGCCTATCACGGCTCTGTCTTTTTCTTCGAGCGAAATCGCAACCTGCAAGCGCTGCCTGCTACCTTCAATCGTGATTTGCCAACTCCACCCTTTGACCGCGAACAGTTCGGCGGATCCATCGGCGGCCCCATTGCCACCGATCATGCATGGTGGTTTTCATCCGTTGAGTATCGCAACCAGAACGCATCTATCCAAACCGGTACGCGTGACTTCGCAAGCGGCACCATCCTCAACTCTGCCGCCTCTGCGCCGCTACGCGATGCACTGTGGTCAACGCGTTTCGATGATCAGATCAGCGAACACAATCGCCTGATGGTGCGCTATTCCTTCAACCGCTCAACGGACACGGCAGAGGCCTCACCATCGGAAAGCACACCAGCCTTCACCGCAGCAGAACGGCAGAATTCGCTGAACCGCTTTAACTCCATCGTCGCTAACTTCAACTCCGTACTCTCGCCCACCAAGGTCAATGACCTTTCTTTCCATTACGACAATTTTTATAACAACATCCCCACGTATCCGCAGGATTCTCCAACGACTGATCCAGCGTCCCTTGGCCTCACGAATGAGTTGATTTTCCCCGATCTCGCGGATGGTGAGAACTTCAATCTTCCACAAGCCACGCATCTCGATCGCTACCAGGTACGCGACGCTCTTTCATGGGTGCTCGGAAAACATACATTGCGCATCGGAGGCGAGTTCCAACACTACACGGCAAATGGCGAACTGAATATCTTCGGCACCGGCACTCTAATCCTTGTTTCGAACTTTGGATTTGCAGATCTGAATGGAGATGGTCAGGTCAATGATCTCGACATCCCGATTGCCGTTGCACTCAAGAGCAGCGCGCCCGTTATGCCGATTCCAATTCCAACCGTTTTCGATAGTTATGTCGCTGGCTACGTGCAGGACGACTGGCGTGTTCATCCAAGGCTCACGCTCAATCTCGGCCTCCGTTGGGAGTACGACTCGAACCTCACCGGCAATTCCAGCGCGCATGATCCATGCCCTAGCCTGACGGTTGAGCCAACCAGGCCATGCACCTGGATGGCTAACGTCATCGACCTCAAGAAGACTCCGGATAAGAAAGACTTCGCGCCACGTGTAGGATTTGTCTTTGATCCACTCGGCAAGGGCAAGACTGCTATCCGTGGTGGCTATGGCATCTACTACGATCGCATCATTCTTGAGGCTGGCGCAGAAGAGCTCGTGCAGAATGATCGCGCACTCACCGTCACGCAGTACGGAGGCTCAAGCTGCAACTCGCCATTCGTACCCGACGGTGCAAGTATCAACGCATGTTTTGCGCCTATGGCCAGTTTTGCAGCAGGCAGCCCAACCCTGTCGAACGCATTCAGCGGGCCGCATCAGACCGGAGGAGTCGGCATTCTGGCAATGGGGCCCAATGCGCATCATCCACTCTTCCAGCAGTTCTCGCTTGGCGTACAGCAACAGGTTGGCAGCAATTGGCTCATTTCAGCGGATGGCTTGCATGTCTTTGCAACACGGCAAATCATAGGTCATCTCCTGCGCGATACAACCTCCACCTCGCCGGACATTACATGCCCCGGCAACAATCAACCATGCGTCATCACCGATCCCCTCAGTGGAATCTCGGACAACATCACCCTGCTGCAATCACAGGCAAAGTCCTGGTATGACGGTCTGATCACCAGCGTCGGGCATCGTCCCACGAAGGTTGGCCCGATAAGCTACCAATACAACATCAGCTACACACTCTCAAAAACGTTTGATTTCTCTGACGATGACCAACTCGACTCGACTGCCGATGAACAAGTCGATCTCGTAGAAGGCATCAACGATCTGCGCATGGAGAAAGGCTACGCTGTAACGGATGAACGCCATCGCCTGACGCTTTATGGAGAAGCACAGTTGCCGTGGCGCCTGTCCCTCGCACCGATCTATACCTACGGATCAGGCGTGGCGGCAGATACCTTTCTTCCTGGCACGGGCAGCATCAATGGCTCAAGCGGTTCTCGCCTCCCGCTGCTGCAACGCAACACCATCGGACGCGATATCAAAAACAGCAATCAGCTCAATGCTGTCATCGATCGCTGGAATGCATTGCCCGCATGCCCTGCAGCGTTTCCCTGCCTTGCTGGTGGCACACTCCAGCATGTACCTGCAGGCATCAACTTCTACAGCCCATTCAGCTCGCTTGATCTTCGCCTCAAAAAAGAGATCAGCCTTTGGGAACATGCGAAGCTGAGCTTGATCGGTGAAGGGTTCAACATGTTCAACGAAACGAATATTCGCGGATCGAGTAACAGCAACTATGCCGGACGCAATATCTCCATCAGCCCATATCAACCGGCATCCGATGGCCAGCCCGCGCAAAGCGTGCAGGCGAACTTCTATTCGCCCGTGAGTACCGCTGGCGGATTCTTCGGATCAGGCGGACCACGCGCATTTCAGTTCGCCGCGCGAATCGAGTTTTAA
- a CDS encoding APC family permease, translated as MANQSRQLGLAAAVAVVTGESIALGIFLTPAAMAKSLGSPMLLGLIWLGMAFMAMCGALCYSELAIRFPESGGEYVYLREGYGEQLAFLYGWMSSIVMYPGVAAALAVGAAPYLAQVLPLSPQAVSIAPFVILGLFCGINLLGTRLSGAIMSFANMLKLAVLFSLVGWAVVSGHAHIYNLLPLTPRRPGSDAIVPAIAGGIISAFFSFGGWWEASKIAGEVRNPRRNLPLAFLGGVAIVTAVYLLISAAFLSVLPIEQLTSNTAFVAQFGGVLFGSAGARVLSICVLLCVCGGIAALTMAAPRVCYAMAQSGAFFPAFGKLHPRLGTPINAILLQTALSLGVLLLGAFDRVLAYIIFSAVVFLALTATTLFRTKEPVRGWWFPMAPILFIACCAVIALLILMHDPLPALAGVGIVLCGIPLRRFLMPRPAVVPLTSERG; from the coding sequence GTGGCGAATCAATCAAGACAGTTAGGATTGGCGGCTGCTGTCGCTGTGGTGACAGGCGAATCAATCGCACTTGGAATTTTTCTTACTCCTGCGGCAATGGCTAAGTCGCTCGGCTCTCCTATGTTGCTTGGGTTGATATGGCTGGGCATGGCTTTCATGGCCATGTGCGGCGCACTTTGCTATTCCGAACTGGCGATACGGTTTCCAGAATCAGGCGGCGAGTATGTCTACTTGCGCGAGGGATACGGCGAACAGCTTGCTTTCCTTTACGGATGGATGAGTTCGATTGTGATGTATCCGGGGGTGGCTGCCGCGCTTGCTGTAGGCGCGGCGCCGTACCTGGCACAGGTGCTGCCGCTAAGCCCGCAGGCTGTTTCCATTGCTCCATTTGTGATTCTTGGTTTGTTCTGCGGAATCAATCTGCTCGGTACGCGGTTGAGCGGAGCGATCATGTCGTTTGCCAACATGTTGAAGTTGGCGGTGTTGTTCTCGTTGGTAGGTTGGGCCGTCGTCTCAGGTCACGCGCATATTTACAACCTGTTGCCACTGACGCCGCGTCGTCCCGGTTCTGACGCAATTGTTCCAGCGATTGCAGGCGGAATCATCAGCGCATTTTTCAGCTTTGGCGGATGGTGGGAAGCAAGCAAAATCGCAGGAGAAGTTCGCAACCCTCGCCGCAATCTGCCGCTGGCTTTCCTTGGCGGAGTTGCAATCGTAACTGCTGTTTACCTGTTGATCAGCGCGGCGTTTCTCTCTGTGCTGCCGATTGAGCAACTAACATCGAACACTGCATTTGTCGCGCAGTTTGGCGGAGTATTGTTCGGCTCAGCAGGTGCTCGTGTACTTTCCATTTGCGTATTGCTCTGTGTCTGCGGAGGCATCGCTGCTCTCACCATGGCTGCGCCGCGTGTCTGTTATGCGATGGCCCAGTCGGGCGCGTTCTTTCCTGCATTCGGCAAGTTACATCCGCGCCTGGGAACGCCGATCAATGCGATCCTGCTGCAAACAGCCCTTTCCCTGGGAGTGCTGCTGCTGGGTGCATTTGATCGTGTCCTGGCATACATTATCTTCTCGGCAGTTGTCTTTCTCGCGCTAACTGCTACCACTCTTTTTCGCACAAAGGAACCTGTTCGAGGCTGGTGGTTTCCTATGGCTCCGATCCTGTTCATCGCTTGCTGTGCGGTAATTGCGCTGCTCATTCTTATGCACGATCCATTGCCTGCGCTGGCAGGGGTTGGCATCGTTCTATGCGGAATTCCACTGCGCAGGTTTCTCATGCCTCGTCCAGCCGTTGTGCCGCTCACATCCGAAAGGGGATAA
- a CDS encoding carboxymuconolactone decarboxylase family protein, translated as MPHIQLPEGLQGIRGPMAFRPETAKPLNELAEILLHAPNSLDPAERELIATYVSSLNDCYFCQTVHGAIAAAHLDGDEDLVKRVKADFQHAGISDKLKALLVIAGKVQRGGKHVTAQDVEEARKVGATDVEIHDTVLIAAAFCMYNRYVDGLATWQPQEEDLYRERGKKTAREGYVTMSKEYIPQAELETQGA; from the coding sequence ATGCCACATATTCAACTGCCCGAAGGTCTGCAAGGGATTCGTGGGCCAATGGCTTTTCGGCCTGAGACGGCCAAGCCGCTTAATGAACTTGCAGAGATTTTGCTGCACGCGCCTAACTCTCTCGATCCGGCAGAGCGCGAATTGATTGCTACGTATGTCTCGTCGTTGAACGACTGCTACTTCTGCCAGACAGTGCACGGTGCAATTGCGGCGGCGCATCTCGATGGCGATGAAGATCTCGTCAAGCGCGTCAAGGCCGACTTTCAGCATGCTGGCATCTCTGACAAGCTGAAGGCGTTGCTGGTCATTGCAGGCAAGGTGCAGCGCGGAGGCAAGCATGTGACTGCGCAGGATGTGGAAGAGGCTCGCAAGGTTGGTGCGACGGACGTCGAGATACACGATACAGTTCTGATTGCAGCGGCCTTTTGCATGTATAACCGCTACGTCGATGGCCTCGCGACGTGGCAGCCGCAAGAAGAAGACCTTTATCGCGAACGTGGTAAAAAGACCGCGCGAGAAGGCTATGTGACCATGAGCAAGGAATACATTCCACAAGCTGAGCTTGAGACGCAAGGAGCCTGA
- a CDS encoding carboxymuconolactone decarboxylase family protein encodes MPHIDLPAGLPGISAGFAFRPETAKPMRELAHVLLHEPNSLNPGERELIATYVSSLNDCYFCQTSHGAAAACHLGNSSTVKQVKADFQHADISDKLKALLVIAGKVQSDGKHVTKQDVDAAKELGATDMEIHDTVLIAAAFCMYNRYVDGLATWQPRQEGMYEEMGKHLASEGYRKSSMTAA; translated from the coding sequence ATGCCACACATTGATCTTCCCGCTGGACTGCCAGGAATCAGCGCCGGGTTCGCCTTTCGGCCTGAGACGGCGAAGCCCATGCGTGAATTGGCGCATGTTCTGCTACATGAACCCAACAGTCTCAATCCCGGTGAACGAGAGCTGATTGCGACCTATGTGTCGTCTCTGAACGATTGCTATTTTTGCCAGACCAGTCATGGAGCAGCGGCTGCGTGTCACCTGGGAAACAGCAGCACCGTCAAGCAGGTCAAGGCCGACTTTCAGCATGCTGACATCTCTGACAAGCTGAAGGCCTTGCTGGTCATTGCAGGCAAGGTGCAGAGCGATGGGAAGCACGTCACTAAGCAGGACGTAGACGCTGCGAAGGAACTTGGCGCCACAGATATGGAGATTCATGACACGGTGCTGATTGCTGCTGCTTTCTGCATGTACAACCGCTATGTCGATGGACTGGCAACGTGGCAGCCGCGCCAAGAGGGTATGTACGAGGAGATGGGCAAACACCTGGCAAGCGAGGGTTATCGGAAATCATCCATGACTGCTGCTTAG
- a CDS encoding acido-empty-quinoprotein group A: MKLLKNTLTIAALSMSAFAVLATAPYKLDAQNLDNAQILHPAPDTWPLYHGDYSGRRHVHLKQITPQNVGNLSLAWAFQTNQAASIKSSPLLVDGVLYFTVPDNIWAVDARSGHMLWHYNKPTTQGDHIGQRGVAMYKGWLYFVTPDCHLISLNAKDGTVRWNQLIADVSKGYWTTMSPLVVGNHVIVGVSGDFDNLNGYLRSFDPETGSTQWQWDSTPPAGTPNMTTGGMTWMTGTYDPDLNLIYWGTGNPTPVLNGKSRPGDDPWTCSIVALNPDTGKLVWGFQVSPHDTHDWDAVETPVLVDANFQGKPRKLLMQASRNGYFFVLDRISGKSLLTLPYGPTNWATGIDKDGRPIPNPDKEPAPDGRIIAPDEGGLTNYRAPSFDPKTGLFIVDAHPSWSLYFAKAADGNYGWAGADYGVWGKGVIEAIDYQTGKIRWSHELGDGGSGAGVMTTDSGLTITGDGAGNVLALDTSNGKTLWHAGTGSGMQSSPISYELDGRQYIMTGNGGVLFAWALPESAASTKHAAPPTDK; this comes from the coding sequence ATGAAGCTGCTGAAAAACACACTGACTATTGCCGCACTTTCCATGAGCGCATTTGCGGTGCTCGCGACAGCGCCATACAAGCTTGACGCTCAGAATCTCGATAACGCGCAGATACTGCATCCTGCGCCGGATACCTGGCCGCTCTATCACGGAGACTACTCGGGCAGGCGGCACGTTCATCTCAAGCAGATTACACCGCAGAATGTCGGCAACCTGAGCCTGGCGTGGGCCTTTCAAACCAACCAGGCGGCATCGATCAAGTCTTCGCCGCTGCTCGTGGATGGCGTGCTCTACTTCACGGTGCCAGACAATATCTGGGCAGTCGATGCGCGGTCGGGGCACATGCTCTGGCACTACAACAAGCCGACGACGCAAGGCGACCATATCGGCCAGCGTGGCGTGGCCATGTATAAGGGCTGGCTCTATTTCGTTACACCGGATTGCCACTTGATTTCGCTGAACGCGAAGGATGGTACCGTCCGCTGGAACCAGTTGATCGCCGACGTAAGCAAAGGCTATTGGACCACGATGTCTCCGCTGGTTGTCGGCAATCACGTCATCGTCGGCGTCTCTGGCGACTTCGATAATCTCAATGGCTATCTTCGTTCCTTCGATCCAGAGACAGGCTCGACGCAGTGGCAGTGGGACAGCACTCCGCCAGCCGGAACGCCGAACATGACCACGGGCGGCATGACGTGGATGACCGGCACGTATGATCCGGATCTGAATCTCATTTACTGGGGGACAGGAAATCCTACGCCCGTCCTGAACGGAAAGAGTCGCCCAGGCGATGATCCCTGGACTTGCAGCATTGTCGCTCTCAATCCCGATACCGGCAAACTGGTATGGGGCTTCCAGGTCTCTCCGCACGACACGCATGATTGGGATGCCGTCGAAACCCCCGTCCTTGTCGATGCCAATTTTCAAGGTAAGCCGCGCAAGCTGCTGATGCAGGCCTCGCGCAACGGCTATTTCTTTGTGCTGGATCGTATCAGCGGCAAGAGCCTGCTCACGCTGCCTTATGGCCCAACCAACTGGGCTACGGGCATTGATAAAGATGGCAGACCGATTCCGAATCCCGATAAAGAGCCCGCGCCGGATGGACGCATTATCGCTCCCGACGAAGGTGGTCTCACCAACTATCGCGCGCCCAGCTTCGATCCTAAGACCGGCTTGTTCATCGTTGATGCGCACCCAAGTTGGAGCCTCTATTTTGCCAAGGCCGCTGACGGCAATTACGGCTGGGCCGGCGCGGATTACGGAGTATGGGGCAAGGGCGTCATTGAGGCAATCGATTACCAGACAGGCAAGATTCGCTGGAGTCACGAGCTTGGCGATGGCGGCTCAGGCGCAGGCGTCATGACAACCGATTCAGGCTTGACCATCACTGGTGATGGCGCCGGTAACGTGCTTGCGCTGGATACAAGCAATGGCAAGACCCTGTGGCATGCGGGTACTGGGTCGGGCATGCAGAGTTCGCCGATCTCCTACGAACTCGATGGCCGCCAGTACATCATGACCGGCAACGGTGGAGTGCTCTTCGCATGGGCACTGCCTGAGAGCGCCGCGTCAACGAAACATGCCGCCCCACCGACAGATAAGTAA
- a CDS encoding c-type cytochrome, whose protein sequence is MNRYRVAAVLALIASGFMIYQGTERPVHAAAHGSSSGSMASASQAMQQPPAGPVDAGAISYAKHCAICHGDQREGILPAFPPLLGIQRQLTDEKLTAFIYTGKGRMPGFPKISKDEMTALLHYLTTTDQPAPETTSAVGASGSNAALHSSRLSAAGSSLFQQNCAFCHGRDAMGGETGPDLTQSKLVQGDKNGDAISGVVREGRPEKKMPAFNFSSQELLSLVAFIRERETAAASMKGNRRGVAVADLQTGNAQAGKTYFNGAGGCSKCHSPSGDLAGIANRFEGLRLEERMLYPSGAKSKLTVTIAPGKTISGTLAYRDEFTVGMRDADGTYRSWATNRVKYTVDSPVQAHVEQFPKYTDDDIHNLMAYLQTLR, encoded by the coding sequence ATGAATCGATATCGGGTTGCAGCAGTTCTGGCCTTGATTGCATCAGGATTCATGATCTATCAGGGCACCGAGCGGCCGGTTCACGCGGCTGCACACGGCTCCTCTTCTGGAAGCATGGCTTCGGCGTCCCAGGCGATGCAGCAGCCGCCTGCAGGCCCGGTTGACGCGGGCGCGATCTCGTATGCCAAGCACTGCGCCATCTGTCATGGCGATCAGCGCGAAGGCATTTTGCCTGCGTTCCCACCTCTGCTGGGCATTCAGCGGCAGTTGACGGACGAGAAGCTTACGGCTTTCATCTACACGGGCAAGGGCCGCATGCCTGGATTCCCGAAGATCTCCAAAGATGAAATGACCGCGCTGTTGCATTACCTGACCACGACCGATCAGCCTGCCCCTGAAACCACATCCGCGGTTGGGGCCAGCGGATCGAATGCGGCTCTGCATTCTTCCCGCCTGTCGGCAGCAGGGAGTTCGCTCTTTCAGCAGAACTGCGCCTTCTGCCACGGCCGGGATGCGATGGGTGGCGAAACCGGGCCTGACCTGACGCAATCCAAACTGGTGCAAGGCGATAAGAATGGCGACGCGATTTCAGGCGTGGTACGCGAAGGCCGGCCAGAAAAGAAGATGCCTGCCTTCAACTTTTCCAGCCAGGAATTGCTGAGCCTCGTCGCATTCATTCGCGAGCGTGAGACAGCAGCAGCATCCATGAAGGGCAACCGTCGCGGAGTCGCCGTAGCAGACCTGCAAACCGGCAACGCGCAAGCGGGTAAAACCTATTTCAACGGAGCGGGCGGATGCAGCAAATGCCATTCGCCTTCGGGTGACCTTGCAGGAATAGCGAACCGTTTTGAAGGGCTGCGGCTTGAAGAGCGCATGCTTTATCCCAGCGGCGCCAAGAGTAAGCTTACGGTCACCATTGCGCCCGGAAAAACGATCAGCGGCACGCTCGCCTATCGCGATGAGTTCACCGTCGGCATGCGGGATGCCGACGGCACCTATCGTTCGTGGGCCACGAACCGCGTGAAATACACGGTGGATTCTCCCGTTCAGGCGCATGTGGAGCAGTTCCCCAAGTACACGGACGACGACATCCATAACCTGATGGCCTATCTGCAGACGCTGCGTTAG